The following are from one region of the Moritella sp. 24 genome:
- the glmM gene encoding phosphoglucosamine mutase, with translation MSRKYFGTDGIRGLVGKAPITPEFALKLGWAAGKVLAQQGTKKVLIGKDTRISGYMLECALEAGLSAAGLDAAFMGPMPTPAVAYLTRTFRAEAGIVISASHNPYHDNGIKFFSANGTKLPDEVELAIEAELEKELTCVESAQLGKAVRIEDAAGRYIEYCKSTFPSRASLKGLKIVLDCAHGATYHIAPSVFRELGAEIITIGVNPNGLNINDGCGATEPAALAARVLAEKADLGIAYDGDGDRLMMVDHTGYVIDGDEVLYIIARDALRNGELKGGVVGTLMANMGLELALKALGIPFARSAVGDRYVVEMLLEKDWRIGGENSGHIISLDHTTTGDGIVSSLLVLAAQVNSGLTLKELRSGMSKFPQVLVNVRFSGDSDPLLAESVKQAVVDVEQELGDRGRVLLRKSGTEPLIRVMVEGEDETHVLALANKIADAVKATF, from the coding sequence ATGTCAAGAAAGTATTTTGGTACTGATGGTATTCGTGGTCTTGTTGGTAAAGCGCCAATCACACCTGAATTTGCACTTAAATTGGGTTGGGCTGCAGGTAAAGTACTTGCACAGCAAGGCACAAAGAAAGTACTTATCGGTAAAGATACGCGTATTTCTGGTTACATGCTGGAATGTGCTTTAGAGGCAGGTCTATCTGCAGCTGGTCTAGATGCTGCGTTTATGGGGCCGATGCCGACACCTGCTGTCGCTTATTTGACTCGTACATTCCGTGCTGAAGCCGGTATCGTGATCAGCGCTTCGCATAACCCTTACCATGATAACGGTATTAAATTCTTCTCTGCTAACGGCACAAAATTACCAGATGAAGTTGAACTTGCGATCGAAGCGGAATTAGAAAAAGAACTGACTTGTGTTGAATCTGCACAACTTGGTAAAGCGGTACGTATTGAAGATGCTGCTGGCCGTTATATTGAATACTGTAAAAGCACCTTCCCATCACGCGCCAGTCTAAAAGGCCTGAAGATAGTATTAGATTGTGCTCACGGTGCAACTTATCACATCGCCCCAAGTGTATTTAGAGAATTGGGCGCAGAGATCATTACGATTGGCGTTAACCCAAATGGCTTGAATATTAATGATGGTTGTGGTGCTACGGAACCCGCTGCATTGGCAGCACGTGTACTTGCTGAAAAAGCTGACCTTGGTATTGCCTACGATGGTGATGGCGATCGCTTGATGATGGTTGATCACACTGGTTATGTGATTGACGGGGATGAAGTACTTTATATTATCGCACGTGATGCATTACGTAACGGTGAGCTTAAAGGTGGTGTTGTTGGCACATTAATGGCGAATATGGGCTTAGAGCTTGCGCTTAAAGCACTTGGAATTCCCTTTGCACGTAGTGCAGTTGGCGATCGCTATGTTGTTGAAATGCTACTTGAAAAAGATTGGCGTATCGGTGGTGAAAATTCAGGTCATATTATTTCACTGGATCATACAACGACAGGTGACGGCATAGTATCAAGCTTATTGGTTTTAGCTGCACAGGTTAATAGTGGATTAACGCTGAAAGAATTACGCTCTGGCATGAGTAAATTCCCACAAGTATTAGTGAATGTTCGCTTTAGTGGTGATTCAGATCCGCTACTAGCTGAATCTGTAAAACAAGCGGTTGTTGATGTTGAACAAGAACTCGGAGATCGTGGTCGTGTATTGTTACGTAAATCGGGAACAGAACCACTTATTCGAGTTATGGTTGAAGGCGAAGATGAAACACATGTTTTAGCGCTGGCGAACAAAATTGCAGATGCAGTTAAAGCGACGTTTTAA
- the folP gene encoding dihydropteroate synthase — translation MQLQLKTNMNTSRLLDVSQPTVMGILNVTPDSFSDGGQYHGLDAAFQQAKKMVADGAKIIDIGGESTRPGASAVTLEEELARVIPIIKLIAAELDVVISIDTSKAQVMRQAIAAGAHIINDVRALQEEGALQAAAELAVPVCLMHMQGQPSTMQDAPSYQDVTAEVIAFLQQRIDDCVNAGIKRENIILDPGFGFGKTLEQNYQLLADTPAFHQFGLPILIGVSRKSMIGNLLQCNESQRLAGSLACANSAATDGAHIFRVHDVRETADTLAIVAQLKKHRVC, via the coding sequence ATGCAATTACAGCTGAAGACCAATATGAATACATCTCGTTTACTTGATGTTAGTCAGCCGACAGTAATGGGCATTCTTAATGTGACACCAGATTCATTTTCTGATGGTGGTCAGTATCACGGTCTAGATGCTGCATTTCAGCAGGCTAAGAAGATGGTTGCTGATGGTGCAAAGATTATTGATATTGGTGGTGAATCGACACGACCAGGTGCGAGTGCTGTCACTTTAGAAGAAGAGCTTGCACGAGTTATTCCTATTATCAAATTAATTGCGGCTGAACTTGACGTCGTGATTTCTATCGACACCAGTAAAGCACAAGTGATGCGACAAGCTATTGCTGCTGGCGCACATATTATTAATGATGTAAGAGCGTTACAGGAAGAGGGTGCATTGCAGGCAGCGGCTGAATTAGCTGTGCCAGTTTGTCTTATGCATATGCAGGGGCAACCAAGTACCATGCAGGATGCACCTTCTTATCAAGATGTGACAGCAGAAGTTATCGCGTTTTTACAACAGCGGATTGATGATTGTGTTAATGCTGGCATTAAACGTGAAAATATTATTCTCGACCCTGGTTTTGGGTTTGGTAAAACATTAGAACAAAATTATCAGTTATTGGCTGATACGCCTGCATTTCATCAATTCGGTTTACCTATTTTGATCGGCGTTTCTCGGAAGTCGATGATAGGTAACTTATTGCAGTGTAATGAATCTCAGCGTTTGGCTGGCAGTCTTGCATGTGCAAACAGTGCTGCAACAGATGGCGCTCATATATTTCGTGTACATGATGTACGAGAAACGGCAGATACTTTAGCTATCGTTGCTCAACTTAAAAAACATCGTGTCTGCTAA
- the ftsH gene encoding ATP-dependent zinc metalloprotease FtsH, whose translation MAKNLILWLVIAVVLMSVFQSFGPNDNSSNQLDYSSFVQQVRNKQVNEVKINGRTIRGVSQGGQKFVTFLPAEDPQLLNDLLNNNVKVFGEPEEEASLLTSIFISWFPMLLLIGVWVFFMRQMQGGGGKGAMSFGKSKARLMSEDQIKTTFADVAGCDEAKEEVAELVDYLKDPSRFQKLGGKIPTGILLVGSPGTGKTLLAKAIAGEAKVPFFTISGSDFVEMFVGVGASRVRDMFEQAKKSSPCIIFIDEIDAVGRKRGSGMGGGHDEREQTLNQMLVEMDGFEGNEGIIVIAATNRPDVLDPALLRPGRFDRQVTVGLPDIRGREQILKVHMRKVPISDDVETVLIARGTPGFSGAELANLVNEAALFAARSNKRTVSMAEFEKAKDKILMGAERKSMVMSEEEKTMTAYHEAGHAIVGRLVPDHDPVYKVSIIPRGRALGVTMYLPEQDRVSHSKRHLESMISSLYGGRIAEEIIFGKDSVSTGASNDIERATDISRKMVTQWGLSEKLGPMKFADEQGEVFLGGGGSQAASMSADTAKLIDDEIRFLVDTNYQRSYKLLSENMDILHAMKDALMKYETIDAKQLDDLMARVEVRAPADWGESYGTVDSDKTKDTKKEPKVENEKVNEEDSDKKDAE comes from the coding sequence ATGGCAAAAAATCTGATTTTATGGCTGGTTATCGCAGTCGTATTAATGTCAGTATTTCAGAGTTTCGGACCAAATGATAATTCAAGTAATCAGTTAGATTACAGTTCGTTTGTGCAACAAGTTAGAAATAAACAGGTTAACGAAGTTAAGATTAATGGACGTACTATCCGTGGCGTTAGCCAAGGCGGACAGAAGTTTGTTACTTTCTTACCTGCGGAAGACCCACAGTTATTAAATGACCTGTTAAATAATAACGTTAAAGTATTCGGTGAACCTGAAGAAGAAGCGAGTTTATTAACTTCTATCTTCATCTCTTGGTTCCCAATGTTATTACTGATTGGTGTTTGGGTATTCTTTATGCGTCAAATGCAAGGTGGCGGCGGTAAAGGCGCTATGTCATTTGGTAAGAGTAAAGCACGCTTAATGAGTGAAGACCAAATTAAAACTACTTTTGCTGATGTTGCTGGTTGTGATGAAGCAAAAGAAGAAGTTGCTGAATTGGTTGATTACTTAAAAGATCCAAGTCGTTTCCAGAAACTTGGCGGTAAAATTCCGACTGGTATCTTGTTAGTTGGTTCTCCAGGTACTGGTAAAACATTACTTGCGAAAGCAATTGCCGGTGAAGCGAAAGTACCATTTTTCACTATCTCAGGTTCTGATTTCGTTGAAATGTTTGTTGGTGTTGGTGCATCTCGTGTGCGTGACATGTTCGAGCAAGCGAAGAAATCATCTCCATGTATTATCTTTATCGATGAAATCGATGCTGTAGGCCGTAAACGTGGCTCAGGTATGGGTGGTGGTCATGATGAACGTGAGCAAACGCTAAACCAAATGCTTGTTGAAATGGATGGTTTTGAAGGTAATGAAGGTATCATTGTTATTGCTGCGACTAACCGTCCAGACGTACTTGACCCTGCATTATTACGTCCGGGTCGTTTTGACCGTCAAGTAACAGTTGGTTTACCTGATATCCGTGGTCGTGAGCAGATCTTAAAAGTACATATGCGTAAAGTACCAATCAGCGATGACGTTGAAACAGTATTGATTGCACGTGGTACACCGGGTTTCTCTGGTGCAGAACTTGCTAACCTTGTTAACGAAGCTGCATTATTTGCTGCGCGTAGTAATAAGCGTACTGTATCAATGGCTGAATTTGAAAAAGCTAAAGATAAGATCTTGATGGGTGCTGAACGTAAGAGCATGGTAATGAGCGAAGAAGAGAAAACGATGACAGCGTATCATGAAGCTGGTCACGCAATCGTTGGTCGCTTAGTACCAGATCATGATCCTGTTTATAAAGTAAGTATCATTCCACGTGGCCGTGCGCTGGGTGTGACGATGTATTTACCTGAACAAGATCGTGTAAGTCATTCAAAACGTCATCTAGAAAGCATGATTTCAAGTCTTTACGGTGGTCGTATTGCTGAAGAAATTATCTTCGGTAAAGACAGTGTATCAACGGGTGCTTCAAACGATATTGAACGTGCAACGGATATCTCTCGTAAGATGGTTACACAATGGGGTCTATCTGAAAAATTAGGTCCGATGAAGTTTGCTGATGAGCAAGGTGAAGTATTCCTTGGTGGCGGTGGCTCACAAGCTGCAAGCATGTCAGCTGATACTGCGAAACTAATCGATGATGAAATTCGCTTCTTAGTGGATACTAACTATCAACGTTCGTATAAGTTGTTAAGTGAAAATATGGATATTTTGCATGCAATGAAAGATGCATTAATGAAATATGAAACTATTGACGCAAAACAACTTGATGACTTAATGGCTCGTGTTGAAGTACGCGCTCCTGCTGACTGGGGCGAAAGCTACGGTACGGTAGACAGTGACAAAACTAAAGACACTAAAAAAGAACCAAAAGTTGAAAACGAAAAAGTAAATGAAGAAGATAGTGACAAAAAAGATGCAGAATAA
- the rlmE gene encoding 23S rRNA (uridine(2552)-2'-O)-methyltransferase RlmE: MTPTPKKKSTQKGSSKNWLNEHHNDKYVKDAKKQGLRSRATFKLEEIQAKDKLLKPGMNIVDLGAAPGGWSQYAVKQLGDKGRVIACDILAMDPIAGVDFLQGDFRDEKVLSALLAKVGDGQIDVVISDMAPNMSGNIGVDQPAAMYLVELALEMCREVLKPNGSFAVKVFQGEGFEQFMKDVRSMFNVVKTRKPDSSRARSREVFIVATGYKG, translated from the coding sequence ATGACCCCGACACCGAAGAAAAAAAGTACCCAAAAGGGCAGTTCTAAAAACTGGCTTAACGAGCATCACAATGACAAATATGTTAAAGATGCGAAAAAACAAGGGTTGCGTTCACGTGCGACTTTTAAGCTTGAAGAAATTCAAGCAAAAGATAAATTATTAAAACCGGGTATGAATATTGTTGACCTTGGCGCTGCGCCTGGTGGTTGGTCACAATATGCTGTAAAGCAACTGGGTGATAAAGGTCGTGTTATTGCTTGTGATATTTTAGCAATGGATCCAATTGCTGGTGTTGATTTCTTACAAGGTGATTTCCGTGATGAGAAAGTATTATCTGCTTTACTTGCGAAAGTAGGTGATGGCCAGATTGATGTTGTCATTTCGGATATGGCACCAAACATGAGTGGCAATATTGGTGTTGATCAACCTGCTGCAATGTATTTAGTTGAGCTTGCGCTAGAAATGTGTCGTGAAGTACTTAAACCAAATGGCAGTTTTGCGGTCAAAGTGTTTCAAGGCGAAGGCTTTGAGCAATTCATGAAAGATGTACGTAGTATGTTTAATGTTGTTAAAACGAGAAAACCGGATTCATCTCGTGCTCGTTCACGTGAAGTTTTCATCGTCGCAACTGGTTACAAAGGCTAA
- the yhbY gene encoding ribosome assembly RNA-binding protein YhbY, with amino-acid sequence MALSNKQKQHLKGLAHSLKPVILLGQHGLTEGVMAEIEVALAHHELIKIKVASEDRDQKALVMDTIVKEANAEKVQSIGHTLVIYRTSDEKKIILPKK; translated from the coding sequence ATGGCATTAAGCAATAAACAAAAGCAACACCTAAAAGGTTTAGCACATTCATTAAAACCTGTCATCTTACTAGGCCAACACGGCTTAACAGAAGGTGTTATGGCTGAAATTGAAGTAGCGCTAGCACATCACGAATTAATCAAAATTAAAGTTGCGTCTGAAGACCGCGATCAAAAAGCATTAGTGATGGATACAATTGTAAAAGAAGCTAACGCAGAAAAAGTACAAAGTATTGGCCACACATTGGTTATTTACCGTACAAGTGATGAAAAGAAAATCATACTGCCAAAGAAATAA
- the greA gene encoding transcription elongation factor GreA, with product MSNMIPMTARGAENLRVELEHLKTVRRPEIVNSIAEAREHGDLKENAEYHAAREEQGFCEGRVQDIEWKLSNSQIIDVTKITNNGRVIFGSTVTLYNTETEDEITYNLVGDDEANIKENRISINSPIARGLVGKSVDDVATVTTPGGAIEFEIVSVEYI from the coding sequence ATGAGTAATATGATTCCGATGACTGCGCGTGGTGCAGAGAACTTACGTGTAGAACTAGAACATCTTAAAACAGTTCGTCGTCCTGAAATTGTGAATTCAATTGCTGAAGCGCGCGAACATGGCGATTTAAAAGAAAATGCTGAATATCACGCAGCACGTGAAGAGCAAGGGTTCTGCGAAGGCCGTGTTCAAGACATCGAATGGAAATTGTCTAATAGTCAGATTATTGATGTGACAAAAATCACGAATAACGGTCGTGTTATTTTTGGTTCAACAGTGACACTGTATAACACTGAAACAGAAGATGAGATCACTTATAATCTTGTTGGTGATGATGAAGCTAACATTAAAGAAAATCGTATTTCAATTAACTCGCCAATTGCACGTGGTTTAGTGGGTAAAAGCGTAGATGATGTTGCGACAGTGACGACACCAGGCGGCGCGATTGAATTTGAAATTGTATCGGTAGAATATATCTAA
- a CDS encoding trimeric intracellular cation channel family protein: MDIIYLLDLAGTAVFAISGVQVAGQMRMDPFGATVLAAVTAVGGGTIRDAVLDVGPAFWVHDPVYLFVIILTSLLTILFANRNHRMPPILLPLADAAGLALFTVIGTQKALAYGAPGMTAVVMGVITGVAGGIIRDLLASRVPMVLQKDIYATASVLGGVVYTGSLAIGISEGLAMLLAMTGVFTLRMAAVHWHLRLPIFVLKHHRS; this comes from the coding sequence ATGGATATTATTTATTTACTCGATCTCGCGGGTACTGCCGTTTTTGCAATATCAGGCGTGCAAGTCGCAGGGCAGATGCGTATGGACCCATTTGGTGCGACAGTATTGGCTGCGGTAACCGCAGTTGGCGGCGGAACGATACGTGATGCCGTTTTAGATGTTGGTCCCGCATTCTGGGTTCATGATCCAGTTTATCTGTTCGTTATTATTCTGACCTCCTTGTTAACGATCTTATTTGCGAATCGTAATCACCGCATGCCACCGATACTATTACCACTTGCTGATGCAGCAGGTTTAGCCTTATTCACCGTAATCGGTACGCAAAAAGCGTTAGCTTATGGGGCACCTGGAATGACAGCGGTTGTCATGGGCGTTATCACTGGTGTCGCTGGCGGTATTATACGAGACCTACTGGCAAGCCGCGTACCTATGGTATTACAGAAAGACATCTATGCGACCGCTTCAGTGCTGGGAGGCGTGGTTTATACAGGTTCTCTCGCTATCGGTATAAGCGAAGGTTTAGCGATGCTACTCGCCATGACTGGCGTATTTACACTACGTATGGCAGCAGTACACTGGCATTTACGTTTACCGATCTTTGTTTTAAAGCATCATCGCTCTTAA
- the tyrS gene encoding tyrosine--tRNA ligase encodes MTQINDALREIKRGTEEVLVEEELIAKLKEGRPLRIKLGADPTGSDLHLGHTVILNKLRQFQDLGHEVIFLIGDFTATVGDPSGKNTTRPPLTREDVLAHAKTYTDQVFKILDKERTRIEFNSTWLNELGAAGMIRLASQQTVARMLERDDFKKRYASGQGIAIHEFMYPLLQGYDSVALKSDVELGGTDQKFNLLMGRELQKAEGQKPQTVIMMPLLVGLDGVKKMSKSANNYIGVTDSPNEMFGKIMSITDDLMWNYFELLSFRPLAEIEKFKTDIAANAVNPRDVKISLAKEIIARFHDEAAAESAHNDFTQRFSKNAIPDEMPEFDFAVSDAMAIANLLKEAGLVSGTSEAMRMIKQGAVKIDGDKVEDTRFVPTAGTAVYQVGKRKFARITLA; translated from the coding sequence ATGACGCAAATCAATGATGCGTTACGCGAAATTAAACGTGGTACAGAAGAAGTCTTAGTTGAAGAAGAACTGATTGCTAAGTTAAAAGAAGGTCGTCCGCTAAGAATTAAATTAGGTGCTGATCCAACAGGTTCAGATCTACATTTAGGCCATACTGTTATCTTAAACAAGTTACGTCAATTCCAAGATCTTGGTCATGAAGTGATTTTCTTGATTGGTGATTTCACTGCGACTGTAGGTGACCCGTCAGGTAAAAATACAACGCGTCCACCGCTGACTCGTGAAGATGTACTTGCACACGCAAAAACATATACAGACCAAGTGTTTAAGATTTTAGACAAAGAAAGAACACGCATTGAGTTTAACTCTACGTGGTTAAATGAATTAGGTGCTGCGGGCATGATCCGTTTGGCATCACAGCAAACCGTTGCGCGTATGTTAGAACGTGATGATTTCAAAAAACGTTATGCATCAGGTCAAGGTATTGCGATCCATGAATTCATGTATCCATTACTACAAGGTTATGATTCAGTTGCACTAAAATCTGATGTTGAACTTGGCGGTACAGATCAAAAATTCAACCTATTAATGGGTCGTGAATTACAAAAAGCAGAAGGTCAAAAACCACAGACTGTTATCATGATGCCACTGCTTGTTGGTCTTGATGGCGTGAAGAAAATGTCTAAATCAGCGAACAACTACATTGGTGTAACTGATTCACCAAATGAGATGTTTGGTAAGATCATGTCTATTACTGATGACTTGATGTGGAACTACTTCGAGTTATTATCATTCCGTCCATTAGCTGAAATTGAAAAATTCAAGACTGATATCGCGGCGAATGCAGTGAACCCTCGTGATGTTAAGATCTCATTAGCAAAAGAAATTATTGCTCGCTTCCATGACGAAGCTGCAGCAGAAAGTGCACATAATGATTTCACTCAGCGTTTTTCAAAAAATGCGATCCCAGATGAAATGCCAGAATTTGATTTTGCAGTAAGTGATGCAATGGCTATTGCTAACTTATTAAAAGAAGCTGGACTTGTATCAGGTACATCAGAAGCGATGCGCATGATCAAGCAAGGCGCTGTTAAAATTGATGGTGATAAAGTAGAAGATACACGATTTGTTCCTACAGCTGGTACAGCTGTATATCAAGTTGGTAAGCGTAAGTTTGCACGTATTACACTTGCTTAA
- a CDS encoding peptidoglycan DD-metalloendopeptidase family protein: protein MSFGNRFKQLPKQHRTFILIIFGLIMSLLLLPVSTSAPQSSDEESFYIYQVGDRYSLKLPPLISSENKPVKSQLTSEEIIVRSGDNLSLIGKRGNLSTKTIYEIDRLSSAKRLRSIYPGQKLTITTDNKGEFVELIYPYRATESLYINKTADGYNTKIVKNQIEIREQFARADITSNFWNAGVKADMPPKQIMNLATIFGWDIDFALDIRAGDSFAVIYETQFIDGEFVSTGNILAAEFINQGDKFQAVRNKDGSYYTPSGRSMRKAFLRAPVNFKYISSSFNRNRRHPVTGKVRAHNGIDYAARTGTPIVSAGDGKVIASAYNRFNGNYVFIKHNSNIVTKYLHMNKRSVKKGQRVKQNQKIGTVGATGRVTGAHLHYEFLVNGKHKNPKTVSLPKADSLRGSEKTKFVSDAKIIMEQLESNAKLYTLIGQ, encoded by the coding sequence ATGTCATTCGGTAACCGTTTTAAGCAATTACCAAAACAGCACCGAACGTTCATTTTGATTATCTTCGGTTTAATCATGTCACTGCTGTTACTGCCTGTATCCACCAGCGCGCCGCAATCATCAGATGAAGAATCTTTCTATATATATCAAGTTGGCGATCGTTACAGTTTAAAACTACCTCCCCTAATTTCGAGCGAAAATAAGCCAGTTAAATCACAATTAACCAGTGAAGAGATAATTGTTAGATCTGGCGATAATCTGTCACTCATCGGTAAACGTGGCAATTTATCAACAAAAACCATTTATGAAATAGACCGATTATCATCGGCTAAACGCTTACGTAGTATTTACCCTGGACAAAAGCTAACCATAACAACTGATAACAAAGGCGAATTTGTTGAATTAATTTACCCTTACCGTGCGACAGAGTCGTTATATATCAATAAAACGGCTGATGGATACAATACAAAAATAGTTAAAAACCAAATTGAGATAAGAGAACAATTCGCACGCGCAGATATCACTAGTAATTTCTGGAATGCGGGTGTAAAAGCCGACATGCCACCTAAACAAATCATGAACTTAGCTACCATATTTGGTTGGGATATTGATTTTGCCTTAGATATTCGAGCTGGCGACAGTTTTGCGGTTATTTATGAAACGCAATTCATTGATGGTGAGTTTGTATCTACTGGTAATATTCTTGCCGCAGAGTTCATCAATCAAGGCGATAAATTCCAAGCGGTTCGTAACAAAGATGGTAGCTATTACACACCATCTGGTCGCTCTATGCGTAAAGCCTTTCTACGCGCACCTGTAAACTTCAAATACATCAGTTCTAGCTTTAACCGTAATCGTCGCCATCCAGTAACAGGCAAAGTACGTGCCCATAATGGTATTGATTACGCAGCAAGAACCGGCACACCGATTGTTTCAGCTGGTGATGGCAAGGTGATTGCATCTGCCTATAATCGCTTTAACGGTAATTACGTCTTTATTAAGCATAACTCTAATATCGTAACTAAATACCTACACATGAACAAACGCAGTGTTAAGAAAGGACAACGTGTTAAACAGAACCAGAAAATTGGTACTGTTGGCGCAACAGGTCGTGTGACAGGCGCTCATTTACATTATGAATTTTTAGTTAACGGTAAGCATAAGAATCCAAAAACGGTATCACTACCAAAAGCGGATTCATTACGTGGTAGTGAGAAAACGAAGTTTGTTTCTGACGCTAAAATCATCATGGAACAATTGGAAAGTAATGCCAAGTTATACACATTAATTGGACAATAG
- a CDS encoding anhydro-N-acetylmuramic acid kinase, producing the protein MPSKRELYIGLMSGTSIDGIDAALVAFENGQCQLIAQHLQPMSAKLTTELHQLCSPSNDEISTLATVEQPLATAFALATEQLLAKTQYTANDITAIGSHGQTIRHHPEHQFTLQIGDANILAALTNIDTVADFRRKDMALGGQGAPLVPAFHQAVFQHSTITRAIVNIGGLANITYLPSLQHDQPIVGYDTGPGNTLLDAWFTAHNDSDSHYDVDGQWANSGTVIESLLTQLLQHSYFALSAPKSTGRELFNLAWLQDYLDTITAEYSDADVQRTLTRFTAVSIVNEVNKLMVSDDIITNSEVYICGGGASNPLLMSDLARLLPNSPVMTTTEIGIDPNWVEAIAFAWLAKQHVHKLPGNLPAVTGASRLAILGAFYPAA; encoded by the coding sequence ATGCCAAGCAAGCGTGAGTTATATATCGGACTGATGTCTGGAACAAGCATTGATGGTATTGATGCTGCCTTAGTTGCATTTGAAAATGGTCAGTGCCAACTGATTGCGCAACACTTACAACCGATGTCAGCCAAACTGACGACAGAATTACATCAATTATGCAGCCCAAGCAATGATGAAATAAGCACGCTTGCAACGGTCGAGCAACCACTTGCAACAGCTTTTGCACTGGCTACCGAACAATTGCTAGCTAAAACGCAATATACAGCCAATGACATCACAGCCATTGGCTCTCATGGTCAAACCATACGTCATCACCCTGAGCACCAATTTACCTTACAAATCGGTGATGCCAATATACTGGCCGCATTAACAAATATTGATACTGTTGCTGATTTCAGACGCAAGGATATGGCACTAGGAGGCCAAGGCGCACCGCTAGTACCCGCTTTTCATCAAGCTGTTTTTCAACACTCAACAATTACACGCGCCATTGTTAACATTGGCGGGTTAGCCAACATCACTTACTTGCCAAGTCTGCAGCATGATCAACCCATTGTCGGCTATGATACAGGGCCCGGTAACACCTTACTTGATGCTTGGTTTACCGCTCATAATGACAGTGACAGCCATTATGATGTTGATGGTCAATGGGCTAATTCAGGGACGGTTATCGAATCCTTACTCACACAACTATTACAGCATTCGTATTTTGCGTTAAGCGCGCCTAAAAGCACCGGTCGTGAGTTATTTAATTTAGCCTGGTTGCAAGATTATTTAGACACAATCACTGCTGAATATTCAGATGCGGATGTGCAGCGCACTTTAACGCGCTTTACTGCAGTATCGATTGTAAATGAAGTGAATAAATTAATGGTAAGCGATGACATCATTACCAATAGCGAAGTGTATATTTGTGGCGGAGGAGCTTCAAATCCATTATTAATGTCTGATTTAGCACGCTTGTTACCAAATAGTCCTGTCATGACCACTACTGAGATTGGTATTGATCCCAATTGGGTTGAAGCGATTGCATTTGCTTGGTTAGCCAAACAGCACGTCCATAAATTACCGGGAAATTTACCCGCGGTAACAGGAGCAAGTCGCTTAGCCATATTAGGCGCTTTCTATCCAGCAGCTTGA
- the grpE gene encoding nucleotide exchange factor GrpE, with product MSSEEQKVQAEKQVEEQLVTETEAQPVVEDVTVEETVVEEAAVEVDESAARIAALEAELAKATASAAEFKDAALRSKADADNVRRRAAIDVDKAKKFALEKFANELLPVIDNMERGLLHADKTNETLLPLIEGIELTAKSLESALEKFGVKSVNPEGEKFNPELHQAMSMIESADVEPNTVITVMQKGYELNGRLIRPAMVMISKATATPAPTIDTQA from the coding sequence ATGAGCAGCGAAGAGCAAAAAGTACAGGCTGAAAAGCAAGTTGAAGAGCAGTTAGTAACAGAAACTGAAGCGCAGCCTGTAGTTGAAGACGTTACAGTTGAAGAGACTGTAGTTGAAGAAGCGGCAGTAGAAGTTGATGAGTCTGCGGCTCGTATCGCTGCATTAGAAGCTGAATTAGCAAAAGCAACGGCATCAGCAGCTGAATTTAAAGATGCTGCATTACGTTCAAAAGCAGATGCTGATAATGTTCGTCGCCGTGCTGCGATTGATGTTGATAAAGCAAAAAAATTCGCATTAGAAAAATTCGCGAATGAACTACTACCTGTTATTGATAACATGGAACGTGGTTTACTGCATGCTGATAAAACAAATGAAACACTACTTCCATTGATTGAAGGTATTGAGCTAACGGCTAAATCACTAGAATCAGCATTAGAAAAATTTGGTGTTAAATCAGTTAATCCTGAAGGTGAAAAATTCAACCCTGAGTTACATCAGGCGATGAGCATGATTGAAAGTGCTGACGTTGAACCAAATACAGTGATTACTGTGATGCAAAAAGGTTATGAACTAAATGGTCGTTTAATTCGTCCAGCTATGGTTATGATCTCAAAAGCGACTGCAACGCCAGCACCAACAATTGATACACAAGCTTAA